In Harpia harpyja isolate bHarHar1 chromosome 12, bHarHar1 primary haplotype, whole genome shotgun sequence, a single window of DNA contains:
- the TUBD1 gene encoding LOW QUALITY PROTEIN: tubulin delta chain (The sequence of the model RefSeq protein was modified relative to this genomic sequence to represent the inferred CDS: deleted 2 bases in 2 codons), with the protein MSIVTVQLGQCGNQIGHEVFNAICSDVHGTHGFCSKKENESYHDACKERFFCEEESEVPVARAVLVDMEPKVISQTLSMAARSGYWKYDDRSHFCQKQGSGNNWANGYSVHGPRHKEVIMNLVQKEAEKCDRLGGFFTIMSMAGGTGSGLGAYVTQCLRDAFPASFILNHVIWPYGTGEIIVQNYNSVLTLSHLYQSSDALLVHENDVIHKICAQLMNIKQISFRDVNQVIAHQLGSVFQPTYTAEGGLHYSRNPLGDLMETLVPHPEFKMLGLRNIPQMPENSLAYSTFSWPGLIKHLRQMLIANAKMEEGIDWQVRPPRLGSSIPSSHSTNKPLQFNTSIANLVILRGKDMHSVDLGSFRDPSLYTSWLNPQDGFKAWKTPRAFNKYEKSASLVSNSQFLLKPLDNVVGKAWNMFASKPGTGALKCPPEHLLSEQLWHKSPRTANTLLDKIQVTVQLNLKKTKETGGKIAQEVKINSTGNSSLQGTKGQERRQHGPVSFRDRKEMLSTQPCFFKPFQQMERAEETCSLRKDT; encoded by the exons ATGTCAATAGTCACAGTCCAGCTTGGTCAGTGTGGTAATCAAATTGGTCATGAGGTGTTTAATGCTATCTGCAGTGACGTCCATGGCACACATGGGTTTTGTTCCAAGAAGGAGAATGAATCCTACCATGATGCTTGCAAAGAACGTTTTTTCTGCGAGGAGGAATCTGAAG TACCTGTTGCCCGGGCTGTGCTTGTTGACATGGAACCTAAAGTAATCAGCCAAACTTTATCAATGGCTGCCAGGTCTGGCTACTGGAAATACGATGACCGGTCACACTTCTGTCAGAAGCAAGGGTCAGGGAACAACTGGGCAAATGG TTATTCTGTTCACGGGCCTAGACACAAAGAAGTAATAATGAATTTGGTgcaaaaagaagcagagaaatgtGATCGACTCGGTGGATTTTTCACAATAATGAGCATGGCTGGTGGTACAGGATCTGGCTTGGGCGCATATGTGACCCAATGTTTAAGAGATGCTTTTCCAGCCTCATTTATATTAAACCATGTTATCTGGCCCTACGGCACTGGTGAG atcatTGTTCAGAACTACAACTCTGTTTTGACTCTGTCACATCTGTACCAGTCATCGGATGCCCTTCTTGTTCATGAAAATGATGTCATCCACAAGATCTGTGCTCAGCTGATGAATATTAAACAGATCTCCTTCAGGGATGTAAATCAAGTCATTGCACATCAACTGGGGAGTGTTTTCCAGCCCACTTACACAGCAGAAGGTGGCTTACACTATAGCAGAAACCCATTAG gaGACTTAATGGAGACATTAGTTCCACATCCCGAATTCAAGATGTTGGGTCTTCGTAACATACCTCAGATGCCTGAAAACTCCCTCGCTTATAGCACATTCAGTTGGCCTGGACTCATCAAGCATTTAAGGCAGATGCTCATTGCTAATGCTAAAATGGAGGAAG GTATTGATTGGCAAGTACGACCACCACGTCTAGGCTCCTCCATCCCCTCCAGTCATTCCACAAACAAGCCGCTGCAGTTCAATACTTCCATTGCCAACCTGGTTATCCTGCGAGGAAAAGATATGCACAGCGTAGACTTAG GAAGTTTCCGAGATCCCTCATTATATACATCATGGCTAAACCCTCAGGATGGTTTTAAGGCGTGGAAAACACCAAGAGCATTTAACAAGTACGAAAAGTCTGCTTCTTTGGTCAGCAATAGTCAGTTCCTGCTGAAACCTCTTGACAATGTTGTAGGAAAAGCTTGGAATATGTTTGCTTCCAA GCCAGGTACAGGAGCACTAAAATGCCCCCCT GAGCACCTGTTGTCAGAGCAGCTCTGGCACAAGTCACCTAGAACAGCCAACACGCTTCTTGACAAGATTCAAGTT ACTGTACAATTGAATCTGAAGAAAACAA AAGAAACGGGAGGAAAGATTGCACAAGAAGTTAAGATAAACAGCACAGGCAATTCAAGTTTGCAAGGAACAAAGGGTCAGGAAAGGAGACAGCATG gTCCAGTttctttcagagacagaaaagaaatgctgagcaCACAACCCTGCTTTTTCAAGCCTTTTCAACAGATGGAAAGAGCCGAAGAAACATGCAGTCTCAGGAAAGACACGTGA